From Centropristis striata isolate RG_2023a ecotype Rhode Island chromosome 16, C.striata_1.0, whole genome shotgun sequence, a single genomic window includes:
- the kif3cb gene encoding kinesin family member 3Cb — MSKSKHCEAVRVVVRCRPLSRREEKTGCENILQIDDRLGQITIRKPKAPPDEPMKVFTFDSVYGWASKQIDIYEDAVRPLVESVLQGFNGTIFAYGQTGTGKTHTMQGISNDPEIRGVIPNSFQHIFTQISRTQNQKYLVRSSYLEIYQEEIRDLLCKDNSKKLELKENPDFGVYVRDLSSVVTKNATEIEHVMNIGNQSRSVAFTNMNERSSRSHAIFVITVECSEVGPDGEDHIRVGKLNMVDLAGSERQSKTGVKGQQLKEAAKINLSLSALGNVISALVDGKSTHIPYRDSKLTRLLQDSLGGNAKTVMLATVGPSHKNFDESLATLRYASRAKNIKNKPRINEDPKDALLREFQEEIARLKAQLEERGMLAKERRRRRNSKRLSKSMVGVEEEMLREKDGDVWKAFEEEPEVKSYHVKDGSAIPRPLTCQRSGEKLKHLIENRKSLVDMQWDQDALEKIIEKYKAMESKLLEGGKTIIDHTNEQQKMLELKRQEIAEQIRREREIQQQMMLQDEETLEMRETFSSLQQEVEHKTKKLKRLYAKLQLVRAETRDVFEEHVVTRQELEQTQTELTRELKYKYLLIENFIPPEEKNKIMNRLHFDSEEDQWRLQPVIPSESAPTQVKRRPLSAVGYKRPISQYAHMAVSTATGAPSRYQAENLMLLELDMSPPTMFALNLHGAHLERAFSPRLLPDLLATVPIRERGAASSRVRKSQSWYQAPQAAPIPSSSSSATLTSGAESSSPSQRRRPSSATYLPLGGPIQTSP; from the exons atgtcaaaaagcaAACACTGCGAGGCGGTGAGGGTGGTGGTCCGCTGCCGGCCATtgagcaggagagaggagaagacggGCTGTGAAAACATTTTGCAGATTGATGACAGACTGGGGCAGATCACCATCAGGAAACCGAAGGCACCACCTGATGAGCCCATGAAAGTGTTCACGTTTGACTCTGTGTATGGCTGGGCTTCAAAACAAATCGACATCTATGAGGATGCTGTGAGACCTCTGGTGGAGTCTGTGCTCCAGGGCTTCAACGGGACTATATTCGCCTATGGACAAACCGGGACAGGTAAAACACACACCATGCAGGGGATTTCAAACGACCCAGAGATCAGAGGGGTTATACCAAATTCATTCCAgcacattttcacacaaataTCCAGAACTCAGAACCAGAAATACCTGGTGAGGTCATCATACCTCGAGATCTACCAGGAGGAAATCAGAGATCTGCTGTGCAAAGATAACAGCAAGAAACTGGAGCTGAAAGAAAATCCAGACTTTGGTGTTTATGTGAGGGACTTGTCTTCTGTGGTCACAAAGAACGCCACTGAGATCGAACATGTGATGAACATAGGCAACCAGTCCAGGTCTGTGGCGTTCACTAACATGAATGAACGCAGCTCTCGCTCTCATGCCATTTTTGTCATAACCGTGGAGTGTAGTGAAGTAGGGCCAGATGGCGAGGACCACATCCGGGTTGGGAAGCTGAACATGGTTGACTTGGCTGGCAGCGAGCGCCAGAGCAAGACGGGTGTGAAGGGGCAGCAGCTAAAGGAAGCAGCCAAAATCAACCTGTCCCTGTCAGCGCTGGGAAATGTTATTTCAGCTTTGGTGGATGGGAAGAGCACCCACATCCCTTACAGGGACTCCAAACTGACCCGCCTGCTCCAGGACTCGCTGGGTGGCAACGCAAAGACAGTCATGCTCGCAACAGTGGGGCCTTCGCACAAGAACTTTGATGAATCCCTGGCCACGCTGAGGTACGCCAGCAGGGCCAAGAACATAAAGAACAAACCTCGGATTAACGAGGATCCCAAAGACGCCCTGCTGAGGGAGTTTCAGGAGGAGATTGCACGCTTAAAAGCCCAGCTAGAGGAGCGAGGGATGCTCgcaaaggagaggaggaggagaaggaataGCAAAAGACTGAGTAAGAGTATGGTGggtgtggaggaggagatgcTCAGAGAGAAGGATGGAGATGTTTGGAAGGCTTTCGAGGAGGAACCAGAGGTGAAATCATATCATGTGAAAGATGGAAGTGCCATCCCCAGGCCTCTGACCTGCCAGCGGAGCGGTGAGAAGTTAAAGCACCTGattgaaaacagaaaaagcttAGTGGACATGCAGTGGGATCAAGATGCTCTGGAGAAGATCATTGAGAAATATAAG GCTATGGAGAGCAAACTGTTAGAGGGAGGAAAGACTATAATTGATCACACTAATGAACAGCAAAAAATGCTGGAGCTGAAGAGGCAAGAAATTGCAGAAcag ATAAGAAGAGAGCGAGAGATTCAGCAGCAGATGATGTTGCAGGACGAGGAGACGTTAGAGATGAGGGAGACGTTCTCCTCCCTGCAGCAGGAGGTGGAACACAAGACGAAAAAGCTGAAAAGG CTGTATGCCAAACTGCAGCTGGTCAGGGCAGAGACGAGGGATGTTTTTGAGGAACATGTCGTAACCAGACAGGAGCTCGAACAGACACAGACTGAACTCACCAGAGAACTCAAGTACAA ATATCTCTTGATTGAGAACTTTATACCTCCAGAGGAAAAGAACAAGATAATGAACCGGCTGCACTTCGACAGTGAGGAGGATCAGTGGAGACTCCAGCCGGTCATTCCATCAGAGAG TGCACCCACTCAGGTCAAGAGAAGGCCTCTCTCTGCTGTGGGATACAAGAGGCCAATCAGCCAATATGCACATATGGCTGTTTCCACGGCAACCGGGGCCCCATCGAGATACCAG GCTGAGAATTTAATGCTGTTGGAGTTAGACATGTCTCCACCGACCATGTTCGCCTTGAACCTCCATGGGGCTCACCTGGAGAGAGCCTTCTCTCCCAGGCTGCTGCCAGATCTTCTGGCAACCGTTCCCATTAGAGAGAGGGGTGCTGCGTCATCGCGGGTCAGAAAATCCCAATCCTG GTATCAGGCACCACAAGCAGCACCCATcccatcatcctcatcatctgCCACTCTGACATCAGGAGCTGAGAGCTCCTCTCCCTCTCAGAGACGAAGACCCTCCTCAGCTACCTATCTTCCTCTGGGAGGTCCAATTCAGACAAGCCCCTGA